AGGTGAGTTGGACCAAATGTGCCTACCGCCTTGTCATATGGGTTTCCAATTCTACTCTGCTAACGGCGAGCTCTCTTTGATGATGTTCCAGCGTAGTTGCGATATGTTCCTGGGCGTCCCCTTCAACATCGCATCTTATGCGCTGCTTCTATGCTTTGTTGCTCAGATTGTCGGTCAGACACCCAAAGAACTCAAAATTGTTCTTGGTGATTTCCACATCTATGCAAATCACATGGATGCGGTGAAAGAGCAACTTAGCAGGAAAACACATCCCTTGCCCAAGCTTGTCATAAACAAGAATATCAAGGCACTTAAAGACCTTGAGTTGGGTAAAAAGGGTGGAGTTCCGATAGATAAGGATGCTGTCAAACGAGTTGCTTGGTTAGAGGGATACACCCACGAACCAGCAATTCGTGCCGAAATGGCAGTCTGACCTTTTCTTTTTCATCCCCCGTCCGCTCACGCGGACGGGGGATTGCTTTATAAATCACAACCCCTTTTCTCCAAATAATTTTTTCCTATCGCCCTCTGCGACAACTCAAGATCAAGCTCTGGAATTCTACAAGAAATCCAAGCGATAAAAGTATTACTGTTTGGACCAGGAAGGGTAGAGTAATCCGTCTTGTAAGGATAGTTTGTCGCCTCATTATGAATCTTTTCCACCAACTCCTCCGCCACACCCCCTTGCAAACTGACAAGCACCCTTGGAGTAGCACCATACCAAAATCTATCTGGTAAATCTTTCTCTATCCTTAAAACAGAATCATAACCCTCCGAAGTAAGCCAGCCAATAACCTCATAAACCGTGTACTGCTCCGCACCCCTTTGCTTCGTTGAAATCCATGTATGGTCTGCAAACAAACCTCGCCACCCCCAAAGCTCCGCCGCATAAATTTGTATAACCGCATCTCTCGTCTCCTTTGGGTCAGGTGCAATTCCCGACGACTCCCTTGACGCTTTATCCCACCCAGTAAAGTCCCAGATTATAAGTATTGAAAGCAACACAATTAAAAACAAAAACAAATACAGAATGCCCTTTAATATTTTTTTTATAATTTTTTTCATAATCCCTAACTTATTAAATCATACTACAAACCTTTATAAATTTTTAGTTTTTGGTATAATCAATATAACTCCTCGTAGCTCAGCTGGATAGAGCAACTCCCTTCTAAGGAGTAGGTCGCAGGTTCGAATCCTGCCGAGGAGGCTGATTAATTACCTATATTTCAAAGACACACCTCAAATATAAATGGTTGTTGACACGAACGAGCCCGTCAGGGCTATGGGTTCGGCGCTTTTTTCTTAGCGAACGATAGCAAAAATAATAGTTTGGAATATGTGAGTCCGACCGCAACGAATTTATGAGTTGCGTCAAGCGTTCAAATAGTGAAGTAATAGATTGGAGTGTGTGAGTCTGACCGCAACGAGCCTGCGAGTTGCGTCAAGCGAGCGACAGCGAGCGATAATAAAATAGAAGCGAGTGGAACGAGCGAGCGATAATGAATAGGTGCC
This DNA window, taken from Candidatus Campbellbacteria bacterium, encodes the following:
- a CDS encoding DUF3750 domain-containing protein, with translation MKKIIKKILKGILYLFLFLIVLLSILIIWDFTGWDKASRESSGIAPDPKETRDAVIQIYAAELWGWRGLFADHTWISTKQRGAEQYTVYEVIGWLTSEGYDSVLRIEKDLPDRFWYGATPRVLVSLQGGVAEELVEKIHNEATNYPYKTDYSTLPGPNSNTFIAWISCRIPELDLELSQRAIGKNYLEKRGCDL